From Hydractinia symbiolongicarpus strain clone_291-10 chromosome 12, HSymV2.1, whole genome shotgun sequence, one genomic window encodes:
- the LOC130621437 gene encoding kelch-like protein 18, whose amino-acid sequence MEVRNIISPPNIGKNDFPNTIDPPESEVFSLSLRPDILNSTIKSLAQLRRDELLCDVVLNVEGQKVKAHKVVLAATTPYFNAMFTNSMLESDSKEIVIHGMDADSLKALVNFMYGENLFIKVDNVHNLLSGASMLQIICVKDACVNFLMKKLHPENCLTVKSLADTFSCEELLDAANSFLEKNFVDVAQSDDFLQLEPKDLIELIKKDDLNVRSEEQIFEAVLSWIKTDTKYRSQQLHDLLCHVRLPLLSPQYLSDRVLSEDIIHGDIKCRDLIDEAKDYMLMPERRKQLKSARTLPRRCSDAAGLIYIVGGLTSCGESLSTVEKYDTISGKWIPVLPMAVRRSRVGVAILDNKLYAIGGFDGNVRLNDVERYDSNTNSWKKICPMNIRRSAVGAAVLGNKIYVVGGYDGNSSLNSVECYDPEMNQWKFVASMSTLRSAAGVTALNGKLYCAGGHDGLTIFSSVESYDSTLRQWRAVAPMSSRRCRLGLTVLNNRIYACGGYDSSSFLSSVEFYDAYSNAWVYVASMTQRRSRVSAVTLGGKIYAVGGYNGASNLSTIETYDPWANQWTSVTEMGMHDGGVGVGVLPRIT is encoded by the exons ATGGAAGTTCGCAACATTATTTCACCTCCAAATATTGGAAAGAATGACTTTCCAAACACTATTGACCCGCCAGAGTCGGAAGTGTTTAGTCTTTCTTTAAGACCTGACATATTAAATAGCACTATAAAGTCTTTGGCACAGCTCAGAAGAGACGAATTATTATGCGATGTTGTTTTAAATGTGGAAGGTCAAAAAGTTAAAGCGCATAAAGTAGTTCTTGCAGCAACGACGCCATACTTCAATGCTATGTTTACTAACAGTATGTTAGAAAGTGACTCTAAAGAAATAGTTATTCATGGAATGGATGCTGACTCACTAAAAGCACTAGTAAATTTTATGTATGGTGAAAACTTGTTCATTAAGGTTGACAATGTGCACAATTTGCTGTCTGGTGCTTCTATGTTGCAAATTATCTGTGTGAAAGATGCTTGTGTAAATTTTCTTATGAAAAAGCTACATCCAGAAAATTGCTTAACGGTAAAATCTCTTGCAGATACTTTCTCATGTGAAGAACTTTTAGATGCTGCTAAttcatttttggaaaaaaactttgttgATGTTGCTCAGTCTGATGACTTTTTACAATTGGAACCTAAAGATCTCATAGAACTTAttaaaaaagatgatttaaatgtACGTTCAGAGGAGCAAATATTTGAAGCTGTTTTGTCGTGGATTAAAACAGATACTAAATACCGTTCGCAACAATTACATGATTTACTCTGTCATGTTCGCTTGCCTCTTTTGTCACCTCAATATTTAAGTGACCGTGTCTTATCTGAAGATATTATCCATGGTGATATCAAATGTAGGGATCTCATTGATGAAGCAAAAGATTATATGCTGATGCCAGAAAGaagaaaacaattaaaaagtGCTCGCACTTTGCCAAGGAGATGTAGTGATGCAGCTGGCCTTATTTATATTGTTGGTGGTTTAACATCATGTGGAGAATCACTATCAACTGTGGAAAAATATGATACAATATCAGGTAAATGGATCCCAGTTCTACCAATGGCAGTTCGGAGAAGTCGTGTAGGTGTGGCTATTTTAGACAACAAGTTGTATGCAATTGGGGGTTTTGATGGAAATGTTAGGCTTAACGATGTTGAGCGATACGATTCAAATACTAACAG ctggaaaaaaatatgtccCATGAACATCCGACGAAGTGCTGTCGGTGCTGCTGTGCTTGGAAATAAAATCTATGTGGTGGGTGGGTATGATGGCAATTCTTCTTTAAACAGTGTGGAATGTTATGATCCTGAAATGAATCAGTGGAAATTTGTTGCATCCATGTCAACACTAAGAAGTGCTGCAGGTGTCACTGCTTTAAACG GTAAATTGTATTGTGCCGGTGGACATGATGGTTTAACGATATTTTCCTCTGTCGAATCATACGACAGTACATTACGGCAATGGCGTGCCGTCGCTCCAATGTCGTCTCGACGGTGTCGATTAGGCTTAACTGTTCTTAACAACAGAATATACGCGTGCGGTGGTTACGACAGCTCTTCGTTTTTGAGTTCCGTTGAATTCTACGACGCTTACAGTAATGCATGGGTTTATGTAGCATCCATGACGCAACGTCGAAGTAGAGTGTCGGCTGTGACGTTAGGTGGAAAAATTTATGCAGTCGGCGGCTACAATGGTGCTTCCAATTTAAGTACTATTGAAACTTATGATCCATGGGCTAACCAGTGGACCTCTGTGACGGAGATGGGCATGCACGATGGTGGAGTGGGGGTAGGGGTGCTCCCCAGAATTACGTag
- the LOC130621438 gene encoding coiled-coil domain-containing protein 12-like yields the protein MKSSYHAGDSDTSEPPKKVIKFRNYAPKDDQLKTKKLEKIKPKDVSEELTEHLKKAKPEKIEEVDLTTLAPRKPDWDLKRDIAKKLEKLEKRTQKAIVDLIRERLTPEDDLASAVNAVTENG from the exons ATGAAATCCTCATACCAt gcaGGAGACAGTGATACAAG TGAACCACCGAAGAAGGTGATTAAATTTCGTAACTATGCCCCGAAAGATGATCAACTGAAAACGAAGAAATTGGAGAAAATAAAGCCAAAAGATG tcTCAGAAGAGCTTACTGAGCATCTGAAAAAAGCAAAACCTGAAAAAATTGAGGAAGTG GATTTAACAACTCTTGCACCAAGAAAACCAGATTG ggATTTGAAGAGGGACATAGCGAAGAAATTAGAGAAATTAGAAAAACGAACACAAAAGGCTATTGTCGACCTAATAC GAGAGCGATTGACACCTGAAGACGATTTAGCGTCAGCGGTCAATGCAGTCACTGAAAACGGATAA
- the LOC130621435 gene encoding glutamic acid-rich protein-like, producing MVRKKRWSSVLVVFCILQVVSRGACSIDTPSKRITPVTDKSIQTVITPKNNTQEKDGHASQRLFSKSYIQKFSNSWMYFAKANDIAKREKLKKALTDALHSMDHRRRDEVLTTIDSRTVQRIKHAASLLKQFKQMYTLSENVKRTLMTYNDAKKSLTDIAHSKEGLDILKRFLQKHTTQQKRDEIPLHPSNFASLVDQAVSDTVDDDSEDFQLVKPQYITKTDKISLKAALIGQTGKIGMEFASVDSRTSSISKAERAFKAAKILMRYIALEKDKNKPNSEKISALLSSLNSHIADNTKISNLKKSDFPTPRAHADVANEAMTYINHNSTGENQADSVMEKLITDEDSQNTKGAVKSEVAKQNKDSDSTSKVTAPDSPEKSKKRSNPYVALLKKILKRRNETLEANKNNEKKDVTEKWTNGTKNDAEAVTNDDKPAEVSNKTETIVLGSENANTSTAANNDQVKNTNNDDKAKTDTENKSNTTETNDDSNSQVKSLENVLTLKKQQDAVQRLQEAKLARQKYEIAKHELAEKVKELYVLANDYEKQETSDQILEVKNFIQSTPEFEASAQNVKRDDSHPGVALSGIHSKKVSKISTDDANDGKHKGFTMGMIDKKEHQIELEDPKLNEEVKKVYDVGLPSTAKLDDLSGNKKTKSQEETLKVIAQAIQEDMADISNNEKQKKKLLEAALPAGITPLSNSTHDKGEKKGGPPADKIDEYLTNALADIMGNESKADSADTSKDGGKDGSKGSQEDRNRKIVEKAMAQHASNPSVNLPLVETKGDKVVLNKDQNGNKSKTAEPKKSNDVFAHASDRDTSNKNIGSNLDVNDPENKALLDKATHMEEQVAAAQDKLYSSETTREPPVEAPNTEYVPPPMKQYEPARYQHTHSFSDPYGSINERPQNAPLPQQEPPQEYEGPEEGPEREEGPEYDDEEEEPQRRHHRHKYHEAPDDDEEEDDDRDDDDDDEKDDDEEPDDYKKSRVGYRDDQARKRTLPSSKSFNMSTAIETSKLTNKHSSGADVAEDKQHIEELEDSKKSFVPGSITSGRS from the exons ATGGTGCGAAAGAAGAGGTGGTCTTCTGTGTTGGTGGTGTTTTGCATATTGCAAG tGGTCTCTCGAGGTGCTTGCAGTATAGACACTCCGTCCAAAAGAATCACGCCTGTGACTGACAAATCAATACAAACAGTTATTACACCGAAAAACAACACCCAGGAGAAGGACGGTCATGCGAGTCAACGACTGTTCAGTAAATCTTACATACAAAAATTTTCGAACTCTTGGATGTATTTCGCAAAAGCTAATGATATTGCGAAACGCGAGAAATTGAAAAAAGCATTAACAGATGCGTTGCATTCCATGGATCATCGTCGACGAGATGAGGTGTTAACGACTATTGACTCTAGAACGGTCCAACGTATCAAGCATGCAGCATCATTACTAAAACAATTTAAGCAAATGTACACCTTGtcagaaaatgtaaaaagaacACTAATGACATATAACGACGCAAAGAAAAGTTTAACAGATATCGCGCACAGCAAAGAAGGGTTAGATATCTTGAAgagatttttacaaaaacatacgACACAACAAAAACGAGATGAGATACCATTGCACCCTTCAAATTTTGCATCCTTAGTAGATCAAGCTGTTTCAGATACTGTAGATGATGATAGCGAAGATTTTCAACTTGTCAAACCCCAGTACATCACAAAGACGGATAAAATATCTCTCAAAGCGGCTTTAATCGGTCAAACCGGTAAAATCGGGATGGAGTTTGCATCCGTTGATTCTAGAACATCTTCTATTAGCAAGGCTGAGAGAGCATTTAAAGCCGCCAAAATCCTAATGCGATATATTGCTttagaaaaagacaaaaacaaaccTAATTCTGAAAAGATATCAGCTCTGTTATCTTCTCTAAATAGCCATATTGCTGATAATACtaaaataagtaatttaaaaaaatcggacTTTCCAACACCTCGAGCTCATGCTGATGTTGCAAACGAAGCAATGACATACATTAATCATAACTCTACTGGAGAAAATCAAGCAGATTCTGTCATGGAGAAATTAATAACAGACGAGGACAGTCAAAACACAAAAGGTGCTGTCAAATCTGAAGTTGCGAAACAAAACAAAGACTCTGATAGTACTTCGAAAGTAACTGCACCAGATAGTCCGGAGAAATCGAAAAAACGAAGTAATCCGTACGTAGCTTTactgaaaaagattttaaaacgtCGAAATGAAACGCTTGAGGCTAATAAAAATAACGAGAAAAAGGATGTAACTGAAAAATGGACAAATGGAACAAAGAACGACGCAGAAGCTGTAACAAATGATGATAAACCAGCTGAAGTGAGCAATAAAACTGAAACCATTGTTTTAGGTTCCGAGAACGCGAATACCTCTACTGCTGCGAACAATGATCAGGTGAAAAACACAAACAACGATGACAAGGCTAAAACAGACACGGAAAATAAAAGCAACACGACGGAAACCAATGACGACAGCAATTCGCAAGTGAAATCCTTAGAAAACGTTTTAACGCTCAAGAAACAACAAGACGCTGTACAAAGACTTCAAGAAGCGAAATTAGCACGGCAAAAATACGAAATTGCCAAACATGAATTAGCTGAAAAAGTCAAAGAGCTGTACGTACTTGCTAATGACTACGAAAAACAAGAAACAAGTGATCAAATTTTAGAAGTCAAAAACTTTATTCAGTCAACTCCAGAATTTGAAGCCTCCGCCCAAAACGTGAAACGGGATGACAGTCATCCGGGCGTGGCACTATCAGGCATACATAGCAAAAAAGTATCGAAAATAAGTACGGATGACGCTAACGATGGCAAACATAAAGGTTTTACCATGGGTATGATTGATAAAAAGGAGCACCAAATCGAATTAGAGGATCCAAAATTAAACgaagaagtaaaaaaagtttatgatgTTGGTCTGCCATCGACTGCTAAACTGGATGATTTGagtggaaataaaaaaacaaaaagtcaaGAAGAGACATTGAAAGTCATTGCCCAAGCTATACAAGAAGATATGGCAGATATCTCAAACAAtgaaaagcaaaagaaaaaacttcTAGAAGCAGCATTACCTGCAGGTATAACACCACTGTCAAACTCAACGCATGATAAAGGGGAAAAGAAGGGAGGTCCGCCCGCTGATAAAATTGATGAATACTTAACCAATGCGTTGGCCGATATTATGGGAAACGAAAGCAAGGCAGATTCAGCTGACACAAGCAAAGATGGCGGCAAGGACGGCAGTAAAGGCAGTCAAGAAGATCGGAACCGTAAAattgtcgaaaaagcaatggcGCAACACGCTTCCAATCCCAGCGTAAACCTACCGCTCGTCGAAACGAAAGGCGATAAGGTAGTACTAAATAAAGACCAAAATGGAAACAAATCCAAAACTGCCGAACCGAAAAAATCAAATGATGTTTTTGCGCATGCATCAGATCGAGATACCTCAAACAAGAACATAGGGAGTAATCTTGACGTAAATGATCCTGAGAACAAAGCTTTACTTGATAAGGCAACACATATGGAAGAACAAGTGGCTGCAGCTCAAGATAAACTGTATTCTTCCGAAACTACAAGAGAGCCTCCAGTCGAAGCACCCAACACCGAGTACGTACCGCCACCGATGAAACAGTATGAACCCGCCAGATACCAACATACTCATAGCTTTTCAGATCCTTATGGATCGATTAACGAACGTCCTCAAAATGCCCCTCTACCCCAACAAGAACCTCCACAAGAATATGAGGGGCCTGAAGAAGGACCAGAAAGAGAGGAAG GTCCAGAATATGACGACGAAGAAGAAGAACCCCAACGTCGCCACCATCGACATAAATATCACGAAGCACCTGATGATGACGAAGAGGAG gatGATGAccgtgatgatgatgatgacgatgaaaaAGATGATGACGAGGAGCCTGATGACTACAAAAAATCAAGAGTTGGCTACCGCGATGACCAAGCTAGAAAACGAACGCTACCTAGTTCGAAGTCTTTTAACATGTCCACCGCCATTGAGACGTCTAAGCTAACAAACAAACACAGTAGCGGTGCAGATGTTGCGGAAGATAAACAACATATCGAAGAGCTTGAAGATTCGAAGAAATCGTTTGTACCAGGAAGTATCACGTCAGGGAGAAGTTAA